Proteins encoded in a region of the Gammaproteobacteria bacterium genome:
- the galE gene encoding UDP-glucose 4-epimerase GalE, with protein sequence MMSKGILVTGGAGYIGSHVVKLLGQRGERVVVLDNLSTGFRNAVSAGELIVGNTGDRQLVAELLKKYDVDTVMHFAAHTIVPESVSDPLKYYGNNTCSTRNLLQCCQEAGVSHFIFSSTAAVYGELKEGVAREDTPTAPINPYGTSKLMSEWMIRDLCAASALEAVALRYFNVAGSDPDGEIGQNTEKATLLVKVACEVALGKREKLLVFGTDYPTPDGTGIRDYIHVSDLASAHLAALDYLRAGGRSTTLNCGYGHGYSVKEVIDAVERCQGTALNVEYTDRRAGDPATLVSNVESIHRTLDWEPRFDDLDTIVKTSLQWEQKLAQESAGK encoded by the coding sequence ATTATGAGCAAAGGAATTCTGGTCACCGGCGGCGCCGGGTATATCGGCAGTCATGTAGTCAAGCTGCTTGGCCAACGGGGTGAGCGCGTGGTGGTGCTGGACAATCTCAGCACCGGATTCAGAAACGCGGTAAGCGCCGGCGAACTGATAGTCGGCAATACCGGTGATCGCCAGTTGGTTGCAGAACTGCTTAAAAAATACGACGTCGATACGGTCATGCATTTCGCTGCCCACACAATCGTTCCAGAATCCGTGTCCGACCCGTTGAAATATTACGGTAACAACACCTGCTCGACACGTAACCTGCTGCAATGCTGTCAGGAGGCAGGCGTCAGCCATTTCATATTTTCCTCTACTGCCGCAGTCTATGGTGAGCTGAAAGAGGGCGTGGCCCGGGAGGACACCCCCACGGCACCGATAAACCCCTATGGCACATCCAAGCTGATGAGCGAATGGATGATCAGGGATCTGTGTGCGGCGTCAGCGCTGGAAGCCGTTGCGCTGCGTTATTTCAATGTCGCGGGCAGCGACCCTGACGGGGAAATCGGCCAGAACACCGAAAAGGCCACCTTGCTGGTCAAGGTCGCCTGTGAGGTGGCCCTGGGCAAGCGGGAAAAACTGCTGGTTTTCGGCACTGACTATCCGACGCCCGACGGCACTGGTATTCGCGACTACATCCATGTTTCAGATCTGGCTTCGGCGCACCTGGCGGCACTGGACTACCTTCGCGCCGGCGGCAGGTCCACCACCCTGAACTGTGGTTACGGTCATGGGTACAGCGTCAAAGAAGTGATCGATGCCGTGGAACGCTGCCAAGGGACAGCACTCAATGTGGAATACACCGACCGGCGTGCGGGAGATCCGGCGACACTGGTTTCCAACGTGGAATCAATCCACCGAACCCTGGACTGGGAACCCCGCTTCGACGACCTGGACACCATCGTGAAAACGTCCCTGCAATGGGAACAGAAGCTGGCGCAGGAGTCGGCCGGGAAATAA
- a CDS encoding ABC transporter permease, with the protein MTELTVPGPSGESPMPVRRLASVSGFNLVRFKKITQVGLKSIYSHGLRSLLTVLGIVIGVAAVIAMLAVSEGASYEAQQQFRDLGASNILLKSVKPAEIEENSGQGFGPPQAVVYGLTGADIDTIRMTIPGVNGVISSRIVKKNIWHLEKSMNADVVGTQVDYPVSRNYTLQAGRFFSEAEVRDHANVVVLSDEVSRQLFPIDNPLGQSIKIDSDYYNVVGIMEPEGFSNLGQNQAGSSNAAPTRVFVPITSSRSRFGETLVRQTAGGMESETVELHEAIIRVDNQETVIEVGEIIEQILQRRHRGADYTVEVPLALLRQAEESALRDQIVAGAIAGISLLVGGIGIMNIMLASVTERTREIGIRRALGAKKRDIITQFLIEAVILSGVGGLIGVVLGVIIPFAISAFWGMTTIVTPMAPLLAFSISALIGVIFGIYPSMRAAEMDPVEALRHE; encoded by the coding sequence ATGACTGAACTGACTGTTCCCGGTCCCAGCGGAGAAAGCCCGATGCCTGTGCGGCGGTTGGCGTCCGTAAGCGGGTTCAATCTGGTGCGCTTCAAGAAAATTACTCAGGTTGGCCTGAAGAGTATCTATTCACACGGCCTCAGGTCGTTGCTCACGGTGCTGGGGATCGTAATCGGTGTGGCGGCCGTTATCGCCATGCTGGCTGTCAGCGAAGGTGCCAGCTATGAAGCCCAGCAGCAGTTCCGAGACCTGGGTGCGAGCAATATCCTGCTGAAGAGTGTCAAGCCGGCGGAAATCGAAGAAAACAGCGGCCAGGGCTTTGGTCCGCCCCAGGCCGTGGTTTATGGCCTGACCGGTGCCGACATCGACACTATCCGGATGACCATACCGGGTGTGAATGGAGTGATTTCCTCCCGCATAGTAAAAAAGAATATCTGGCACCTTGAGAAAAGCATGAATGCCGACGTGGTGGGAACTCAGGTGGATTACCCGGTCTCACGCAACTACACCCTGCAGGCGGGGCGATTCTTCAGTGAGGCTGAGGTCCGGGACCATGCCAATGTGGTGGTGCTCAGCGACGAGGTGTCACGACAGCTGTTCCCCATCGATAACCCGCTGGGGCAGAGCATCAAGATTGACAGTGATTACTACAATGTCGTCGGCATCATGGAACCGGAGGGGTTTTCCAACCTCGGGCAGAACCAGGCGGGCAGTTCCAATGCCGCTCCGACCCGGGTGTTTGTTCCCATTACTTCCTCCCGTTCCCGGTTTGGCGAAACCCTTGTCAGACAGACAGCCGGCGGCATGGAGTCGGAGACCGTGGAGCTGCATGAAGCCATTATCCGGGTCGACAATCAGGAAACCGTGATCGAGGTGGGTGAGATCATCGAGCAAATCCTGCAGCGCCGGCACCGGGGCGCGGACTATACGGTTGAAGTACCCCTGGCACTGCTGCGTCAGGCAGAGGAGAGCGCCCTGCGGGACCAGATTGTGGCCGGGGCGATTGCCGGCATTTCTCTGCTGGTCGGGGGCATCGGAATCATGAACATCATGCTCGCCAGTGTGACGGAGCGAACCCGGGAGATCGGTATTCGACGTGCGCTGGGCGCCAAGAAGCGTGACATTATCACCCAGTTCCTGATCGAGGCAGTCATTCTTTCCGGCGTCGGTGGGCTGATCGGCGTGGTGCTCGGGGTCATAATTCCCTTCGCCATCTCAGCGTTCTGGGGAATGACCACTATAGTTACGCCAATGGCACCGTTGCTGGCGTTTTCCATCTCCGCGCTCATCGGTGTGATTTTTGGCATCTACCCTTCGATGCGGGCCGCCGAAATGGATCCGGTGGAAGCCCTGCGCCACGAATAG
- a CDS encoding ABC transporter ATP-binding protein — protein MDPKSMTTTAAVGSDPAPLGGRSVVARIEDIRKTYYMGTLSVEVLHGISLDFYQGDYISIMGPSGCGKSTLMNILGCLDQPTSGKYFLGDEDTSKMEDDELSTVRGARLGFIFQSYNLIQQLNVLENIEMPLFYQGYSETESHGIAMALAERVGLAERVDHKPFELSGGQQQRVAIARALAVDPLIILADEPTGNLDSKSGAEILNLFDELHQQGKTLIMVTHSEELEERSHRWVRLRDGVVESDERR, from the coding sequence TTGGACCCAAAGAGCATGACCACGACGGCAGCAGTTGGCTCCGATCCAGCACCGCTGGGGGGCCGGTCTGTGGTCGCCCGGATTGAGGATATTCGCAAGACCTACTACATGGGCACCCTGTCCGTAGAGGTACTGCATGGCATCTCGCTGGACTTTTACCAGGGTGATTACATCAGCATCATGGGCCCCTCCGGTTGCGGGAAGTCGACCCTGATGAATATCCTCGGCTGCCTTGATCAACCCACTTCAGGAAAGTATTTCCTCGGTGATGAAGACACTTCGAAAATGGAAGACGATGAGCTGTCCACGGTCCGTGGCGCCAGGCTGGGATTCATCTTTCAATCCTACAACCTGATTCAGCAGCTCAATGTGCTGGAGAACATCGAGATGCCGCTGTTCTACCAGGGGTACTCAGAGACCGAGAGCCACGGCATCGCGATGGCGCTGGCGGAGCGGGTAGGACTGGCGGAGCGGGTGGACCATAAGCCCTTTGAGCTGTCCGGTGGTCAGCAGCAGCGGGTTGCCATAGCCAGGGCACTGGCGGTGGACCCGTTGATCATCCTTGCCGACGAACCCACCGGTAATCTGGACTCCAAGTCCGGGGCGGAGATTCTCAACCTGTTCGATGAGCTTCATCAACAGGGCAAGACCCTTATCATGGTGACCCACTCGGAGGAGTTGGAAGAGCGGTCGCACCGATGGGTCCGCCTGCGCGATGGCGTAGTCGAAAGCGACGAGCGCCGTTAG
- a CDS encoding HlyD family efflux transporter periplasmic adaptor subunit produces MNLNKQGVVTDLIDRLPDGLRNLVQAWLARFKAASRRTRYAIVAGSIGALVLLISLGSGSGSDGGGGITVQARRGDLDITVLEGGSLEALVSTEIRSEVKGREGVKILSIVEEGYRITEEDVASGKILVELDTAQLIDQQLNQEIAVETAEAQYIESKAQYEIQLNQNTTELNDARQGMRFARLDFEKFLGANVVNDIITELGIEERLARAEAADLAALKAESVPVSAVSRTPAPAGGSFDPDNLEALPPQLQERIRQSMAENGGQIPADMLERMQRFSQGGFQPGSGRPGGSGGRQGARLGGVTSSFPEEAGAATSPPAELVLEPLKTSALPAVSSLLMDEDYMRIRDRLDFTQYAEINRLEDGEAKQFLRQLQDELQVAQEEYLLAQDRIEGQRRLEARGFITPTELEAEELNLNKANNKLQEKETALKLYIQYTFPKDAEQKLSDYENAIMSYQRQVKENIAKEAQEEAGLSSAERKFNLERVKLTDINQQLEAATIRAARPGLVVYGASDQSSQRYRRSSEEAIQEGATVRERQPILTIPDMREMAVKVNIHESAVQRVAVGQHVNVSIDAFPDERLTGVVTKVAVVADSANAFMNPDLKVYPTTIKIDGTHEWLRPGMSAQVEILVNRLEDVIYVPLQAVTYLGDQRVVYVSNGGRPERREVQTGAFSEQFIEIVSGLREGEELLLLPPQQDRAESGG; encoded by the coding sequence ATGAACCTCAATAAACAAGGTGTTGTTACCGATCTGATCGACAGGCTGCCCGACGGGCTGAGAAACCTCGTGCAGGCCTGGCTGGCGCGTTTCAAGGCTGCCTCCAGGCGCACCCGCTACGCCATCGTGGCCGGCTCAATCGGGGCGCTGGTGCTGTTGATCAGCCTGGGCAGCGGCTCCGGGTCCGATGGTGGCGGTGGAATAACGGTCCAGGCCAGGCGTGGCGACCTCGATATTACTGTGTTGGAGGGTGGTTCGCTGGAAGCCCTGGTGTCCACGGAGATACGTTCCGAGGTGAAAGGCCGGGAAGGGGTGAAGATTCTCAGCATCGTCGAGGAAGGGTATCGCATTACGGAAGAGGACGTGGCCAGCGGCAAAATCCTGGTGGAACTGGACACCGCTCAGCTTATCGATCAGCAGCTCAATCAGGAGATTGCTGTTGAGACCGCCGAAGCCCAGTACATTGAAAGCAAGGCCCAGTATGAAATTCAGCTGAATCAGAACACGACCGAGCTGAATGATGCGCGGCAGGGCATGCGGTTTGCGAGGCTGGACTTCGAAAAGTTTCTGGGCGCCAACGTTGTCAACGACATAATAACGGAGCTGGGGATCGAGGAGCGCCTGGCCAGGGCAGAGGCGGCGGATCTGGCCGCCCTGAAAGCGGAATCGGTGCCCGTCAGTGCTGTCAGCCGGACACCTGCTCCTGCAGGCGGAAGCTTCGATCCGGATAACCTGGAGGCCCTGCCGCCCCAGTTGCAGGAGCGGATTCGCCAGTCCATGGCGGAAAATGGCGGGCAGATTCCAGCAGATATGCTGGAGCGTATGCAACGCTTTTCTCAGGGAGGCTTTCAGCCCGGCTCGGGACGGCCCGGTGGTTCTGGTGGCCGGCAGGGCGCCCGACTTGGCGGTGTAACCAGCAGTTTCCCGGAAGAGGCCGGTGCGGCCACATCACCCCCGGCGGAGCTGGTGCTGGAGCCCCTGAAGACTTCGGCGCTCCCGGCGGTAAGCTCCTTGCTCATGGATGAGGACTACATGCGCATTCGTGATCGACTGGATTTTACCCAGTACGCAGAAATCAACCGGCTGGAAGATGGGGAAGCCAAGCAATTCCTGCGACAGCTGCAGGACGAATTACAGGTAGCACAGGAAGAGTACCTGTTGGCTCAGGACCGTATCGAGGGTCAGCGCCGCCTGGAAGCCCGTGGTTTCATTACTCCGACCGAACTGGAGGCGGAGGAATTAAACCTGAACAAGGCCAATAACAAACTGCAGGAAAAAGAGACCGCGCTGAAGCTTTATATTCAGTACACCTTTCCCAAGGACGCGGAGCAGAAGTTGTCCGATTATGAAAACGCCATCATGAGCTACCAGCGGCAGGTCAAGGAGAATATTGCGAAGGAAGCCCAGGAAGAGGCCGGGCTCAGCTCGGCGGAACGCAAGTTCAACCTGGAGCGGGTCAAGCTGACTGATATTAATCAGCAATTGGAAGCGGCAACCATCCGCGCTGCACGTCCCGGTCTGGTGGTCTACGGAGCATCCGATCAGAGCAGTCAGCGTTACCGGCGCAGCAGTGAAGAGGCTATTCAGGAGGGGGCGACAGTCCGGGAAAGACAGCCGATCCTGACCATACCGGATATGCGTGAGATGGCGGTCAAGGTTAATATTCACGAATCAGCCGTGCAGCGTGTTGCAGTCGGGCAGCATGTTAATGTGTCAATTGACGCCTTTCCTGACGAGCGGCTGACAGGGGTCGTGACCAAGGTGGCTGTTGTGGCCGATTCGGCCAACGCGTTTATGAACCCTGACCTTAAGGTTTATCCGACCACTATCAAGATTGATGGTACCCACGAGTGGCTGCGTCCCGGCATGAGCGCCCAGGTGGAAATCCTGGTCAATCGCCTGGAAGATGTCATTTACGTGCCCTTGCAGGCGGTAACCTATCTTGGTGATCAGCGCGTTGTCTATGTCAGCAATGGTGGCCGACCGGAACGCCGCGAGGTTCAGACCGGAGCGTTTTCCGAGCAATTTATCGAAATAGTCAGTGGGCTGCGGGAAGGCGAAGAATTATTGCTGCTGCCTCCGCAGCAGGACCGGGCTGAATCGGGCGGCTAG